The following coding sequences are from one Gadus macrocephalus chromosome 3, ASM3116895v1 window:
- the srfa gene encoding serum response factor a isoform X2, with amino-acid sequence MGTRAGGGRPGTGASSLQVTPSPSAPMNTEYPDLVYSASEQDSDSGDEEETQGSGGERRGVKRERSERELGHSAQSSGVLTGAYGGVAPGVAGAKPGKKTRGRVKIKMEFIDNKLRRYTTFSKRKTGIMKKAYELSTLTGTQVLLLVASETGHVYTFATRKLQPMITSETGKALIQTCLNSPDSPPRSDPSSDQRMSATGFEETDLTYQVSEAEGCTEVTKMVKPAFTLAGLQSTVSSLPTSVVSSGSSSGGVLQVQSSIPTHWQGCTSSSSTTNGTLLKTSTSVMLPGGFTLMSAGTPLPHGTHTIPLSQLQGQLQGQQLALQGPLGTGPTSTGSSQPATLLRLPVSLTGGGMSQQLQTIQVQPGGQHLTTNQSSELHCTASTATIVTSSLPSTVASHMMYPGGHTVMYATPTSSLTDGGLTLLNTFSQSGSAPNHEQGQQVFLTSLPPVTQIPVSAVQLHSMVIGQQAGGSSNLTELQVVNMEVTPHSKED; translated from the exons ATGGGAACAAGAGCCGGAGGAGGGCGACCCGGGACTGGAGCCAGCAGCCTCCAGGTGACCCCCTCACCCAGCGCACCGATGAACACCGAGTACCCCGACCTGGTCTACAGCGCCTCTGAACAGGACTCAGACTccggggacgaggaggagaccCAGGGCTCTGGCGGGGAGCGGAGAGGGGTGAAGCGGGAGCGATCGGAGAGAGAGCTTGGACACTCAGCGCAGAGCTCCGGGGTACTGACCGGGGCTTACGGCGGGGTCGCTCCCGGAGTCGCTGGGGCAAAGCCGGGCAAGAAAACCCGCGGACGTGTCAAAATTAAAATGGAATTCATAGACAACAAACTCCGACGCTACACAACTTTTAGCAAAAGGAAGACTGGCATTATGAAGAAA GCTTATGAGCTGTCTACGTTAACGGGGACCCAGGTGTTGCTGCTGGTGGCCAGTGAGACGGGCCACGTGTACACCTTCGCCACCAGGAAGCTGCAGCCCATGATCACCAGCGAGACGGGCAAGGCCCTGATCCAGACCTGCCTCAACTCCCCCGACTCCCCGCCACGCTCCGACCCGTCCTCCGACCAGCGGATGAGCGCCACGGGCTTCGAGGAGACGGACCTCACGTACCAGGTGTCTGAGGCTGAAGGCTGCACAGAGGTCACCAAG ATGGTCAAGCCAGCCTTCACCTTAGCCGGTCTGCAGAGTACCGTCTCCTCCCTACCCACGTCCGTCGTCTCCTCCGGCTCTTCATCGGGAGGAGTTCTTCAGGTGCAGTCCAGCATCCCTACTCACTGGCAgggctgcacctcctcctcctccaccacaaacGGCACGCTTCTCAAGACCTCCACCAGCGTGATGCTACCTGGGGGCTTCACCCTCATGTCTG caggcacccctctcccccatggGACCCACACCATCCCGCTCAGCCAGCTCCAGGGACAGCTGCAGGGCCAGCAGCTGGCTTTGCAGGGACCCCTGGGCACCGGCCCCACTAGCACTGGTTCTTCTCAGCCAGCCACACTGCtccgtctgcctgtctcacTAACCG gaggaggaatgtCCCAGCAGCTGCAGACCATCCAGGTGCAGCCCGGCGGTCAGCACTTGACCACCAATCAGAGCTCTGAGCTTCACTGCACCGCCTCCACAG CCACTATCGTGACCTCTTCGCTCCCCTCCACGGTGGCGAGTCACATGATGTATCCTGGAGGTCACACAGTCATGTACGCCACGCCCACTTCCTCCCTGACGGACGGTGGTCTGACACTGCTCAACACCTTCTCTCAGAGCGGCTCCGCCCCCAACCACGAGCAAG GTCAACAGGTGTTTCTGACCTCGCTGCCTCCCGTCACTCAGATCCCAGTATCAGCAGTTCAGCTGCACTCT aTGGTGATTGGCCAGCAGGCAGGCGGGAGCAGCAACTTGACTGAGCTGCAGGTGGTCAACATGGAAGTCACACCCCACTCCAAGGAGGACTGA
- the srfa gene encoding serum response factor a isoform X1, with amino-acid sequence MGTRAGGGRPGTGASSLQVTPSPSAPMNTEYPDLVYSASEQDSDSGDEEETQGSGGERRGVKRERSERELGHSAQSSGVLTGAYGGVAPGVAGAKPGKKTRGRVKIKMEFIDNKLRRYTTFSKRKTGIMKKAYELSTLTGTQVLLLVASETGHVYTFATRKLQPMITSETGKALIQTCLNSPDSPPRSDPSSDQRMSATGFEETDLTYQVSEAEGCTEVTKEMVKPAFTLAGLQSTVSSLPTSVVSSGSSSGGVLQVQSSIPTHWQGCTSSSSTTNGTLLKTSTSVMLPGGFTLMSAGTPLPHGTHTIPLSQLQGQLQGQQLALQGPLGTGPTSTGSSQPATLLRLPVSLTGGGMSQQLQTIQVQPGGQHLTTNQSSELHCTASTATIVTSSLPSTVASHMMYPGGHTVMYATPTSSLTDGGLTLLNTFSQSGSAPNHEQGQQVFLTSLPPVTQIPVSAVQLHSMVIGQQAGGSSNLTELQVVNMEVTPHSKED; translated from the exons ATGGGAACAAGAGCCGGAGGAGGGCGACCCGGGACTGGAGCCAGCAGCCTCCAGGTGACCCCCTCACCCAGCGCACCGATGAACACCGAGTACCCCGACCTGGTCTACAGCGCCTCTGAACAGGACTCAGACTccggggacgaggaggagaccCAGGGCTCTGGCGGGGAGCGGAGAGGGGTGAAGCGGGAGCGATCGGAGAGAGAGCTTGGACACTCAGCGCAGAGCTCCGGGGTACTGACCGGGGCTTACGGCGGGGTCGCTCCCGGAGTCGCTGGGGCAAAGCCGGGCAAGAAAACCCGCGGACGTGTCAAAATTAAAATGGAATTCATAGACAACAAACTCCGACGCTACACAACTTTTAGCAAAAGGAAGACTGGCATTATGAAGAAA GCTTATGAGCTGTCTACGTTAACGGGGACCCAGGTGTTGCTGCTGGTGGCCAGTGAGACGGGCCACGTGTACACCTTCGCCACCAGGAAGCTGCAGCCCATGATCACCAGCGAGACGGGCAAGGCCCTGATCCAGACCTGCCTCAACTCCCCCGACTCCCCGCCACGCTCCGACCCGTCCTCCGACCAGCGGATGAGCGCCACGGGCTTCGAGGAGACGGACCTCACGTACCAGGTGTCTGAGGCTGAAGGCTGCACAGAGGTCACCAAG gAGATGGTCAAGCCAGCCTTCACCTTAGCCGGTCTGCAGAGTACCGTCTCCTCCCTACCCACGTCCGTCGTCTCCTCCGGCTCTTCATCGGGAGGAGTTCTTCAGGTGCAGTCCAGCATCCCTACTCACTGGCAgggctgcacctcctcctcctccaccacaaacGGCACGCTTCTCAAGACCTCCACCAGCGTGATGCTACCTGGGGGCTTCACCCTCATGTCTG caggcacccctctcccccatggGACCCACACCATCCCGCTCAGCCAGCTCCAGGGACAGCTGCAGGGCCAGCAGCTGGCTTTGCAGGGACCCCTGGGCACCGGCCCCACTAGCACTGGTTCTTCTCAGCCAGCCACACTGCtccgtctgcctgtctcacTAACCG gaggaggaatgtCCCAGCAGCTGCAGACCATCCAGGTGCAGCCCGGCGGTCAGCACTTGACCACCAATCAGAGCTCTGAGCTTCACTGCACCGCCTCCACAG CCACTATCGTGACCTCTTCGCTCCCCTCCACGGTGGCGAGTCACATGATGTATCCTGGAGGTCACACAGTCATGTACGCCACGCCCACTTCCTCCCTGACGGACGGTGGTCTGACACTGCTCAACACCTTCTCTCAGAGCGGCTCCGCCCCCAACCACGAGCAAG GTCAACAGGTGTTTCTGACCTCGCTGCCTCCCGTCACTCAGATCCCAGTATCAGCAGTTCAGCTGCACTCT aTGGTGATTGGCCAGCAGGCAGGCGGGAGCAGCAACTTGACTGAGCTGCAGGTGGTCAACATGGAAGTCACACCCCACTCCAAGGAGGACTGA
- the srfa gene encoding serum response factor a isoform X3, producing MGTRAGGGRPGTGASSLQVTPSPSAPMNTEYPDLVYSASEQDSDSGDEEETQGSGGERRGVKRERSERELGHSAQSSGVLTGAYGGVAPGVAGAKPGKKTRGRVKIKMEFIDNKLRRYTTFSKRKTGIMKKAYELSTLTGTQVLLLVASETGHVYTFATRKLQPMITSETGKALIQTCLNSPDSPPRSDPSSDQRMSATGFEETDLTYQVSEAEGCTEVTKEMVKPAFTLAGLQSTVSSLPTSVVSSGSSSGGVLQVQSSIPTHWQGCTSSSSTTNGTLLKTSTSVMLPGGFTLMSGGGMSQQLQTIQVQPGGQHLTTNQSSELHCTASTATIVTSSLPSTVASHMMYPGGHTVMYATPTSSLTDGGLTLLNTFSQSGSAPNHEQGQQVFLTSLPPVTQIPVSAVQLHSMVIGQQAGGSSNLTELQVVNMEVTPHSKED from the exons ATGGGAACAAGAGCCGGAGGAGGGCGACCCGGGACTGGAGCCAGCAGCCTCCAGGTGACCCCCTCACCCAGCGCACCGATGAACACCGAGTACCCCGACCTGGTCTACAGCGCCTCTGAACAGGACTCAGACTccggggacgaggaggagaccCAGGGCTCTGGCGGGGAGCGGAGAGGGGTGAAGCGGGAGCGATCGGAGAGAGAGCTTGGACACTCAGCGCAGAGCTCCGGGGTACTGACCGGGGCTTACGGCGGGGTCGCTCCCGGAGTCGCTGGGGCAAAGCCGGGCAAGAAAACCCGCGGACGTGTCAAAATTAAAATGGAATTCATAGACAACAAACTCCGACGCTACACAACTTTTAGCAAAAGGAAGACTGGCATTATGAAGAAA GCTTATGAGCTGTCTACGTTAACGGGGACCCAGGTGTTGCTGCTGGTGGCCAGTGAGACGGGCCACGTGTACACCTTCGCCACCAGGAAGCTGCAGCCCATGATCACCAGCGAGACGGGCAAGGCCCTGATCCAGACCTGCCTCAACTCCCCCGACTCCCCGCCACGCTCCGACCCGTCCTCCGACCAGCGGATGAGCGCCACGGGCTTCGAGGAGACGGACCTCACGTACCAGGTGTCTGAGGCTGAAGGCTGCACAGAGGTCACCAAG gAGATGGTCAAGCCAGCCTTCACCTTAGCCGGTCTGCAGAGTACCGTCTCCTCCCTACCCACGTCCGTCGTCTCCTCCGGCTCTTCATCGGGAGGAGTTCTTCAGGTGCAGTCCAGCATCCCTACTCACTGGCAgggctgcacctcctcctcctccaccacaaacGGCACGCTTCTCAAGACCTCCACCAGCGTGATGCTACCTGGGGGCTTCACCCTCATGTCTG gaggaggaatgtCCCAGCAGCTGCAGACCATCCAGGTGCAGCCCGGCGGTCAGCACTTGACCACCAATCAGAGCTCTGAGCTTCACTGCACCGCCTCCACAG CCACTATCGTGACCTCTTCGCTCCCCTCCACGGTGGCGAGTCACATGATGTATCCTGGAGGTCACACAGTCATGTACGCCACGCCCACTTCCTCCCTGACGGACGGTGGTCTGACACTGCTCAACACCTTCTCTCAGAGCGGCTCCGCCCCCAACCACGAGCAAG GTCAACAGGTGTTTCTGACCTCGCTGCCTCCCGTCACTCAGATCCCAGTATCAGCAGTTCAGCTGCACTCT aTGGTGATTGGCCAGCAGGCAGGCGGGAGCAGCAACTTGACTGAGCTGCAGGTGGTCAACATGGAAGTCACACCCCACTCCAAGGAGGACTGA